A section of the Streptomyces sp. Je 1-369 genome encodes:
- a CDS encoding Dabb family protein: MIRHLVLFKLNDGVQRDEPRVVEGVEAFRALGGQIPELTFWECDWNITDRPIAYDFAINSAVEDVDALKRYIEHPAHQAGVALWREFATWVIADYEF, encoded by the coding sequence GTGATCCGCCATCTGGTCCTCTTCAAGCTCAACGACGGCGTCCAGCGCGACGAGCCCCGCGTGGTCGAGGGCGTCGAGGCGTTCCGCGCCCTCGGCGGGCAGATCCCGGAGCTCACGTTCTGGGAGTGCGACTGGAACATCACCGACCGCCCCATCGCGTACGACTTCGCCATCAACTCGGCGGTCGAGGACGTCGATGCGCTGAAGCGGTACATCGAGCACCCGGCCCACCAGGCGGGCGTCGCGCTGTGGCGCGAGTTCGCCACGTGGGTGATCGCCGACTACGAGTTCTGA
- a CDS encoding RNA polymerase sigma factor SigF: protein MPASTAPEAPPARTAQSTGSTEGTGGPGSTRSTGSTRGADTRALTQVLFGQLKDLEPGSPEHGRVRGALIEANLPLVRYAAARFRSRNEPMEDVVQVGTIGLINAIDRFDPERGVQFPTFAMPTVVGEIKRYFRDNVRTVHVPRRLHELWVQVTGATEDLTTAFGRSPTTSEIAERLRITEDEVLACIEAGRSYHATSLEAAQEGDGLPGLLDRLGYEDPALDGVEHRDLVRHLLVQLPEREQRILLLRYYSNLTQSQISAELGVSQMHVSRLLARSFARLRSANRIEA from the coding sequence GTGCCGGCCAGTACTGCGCCCGAAGCACCACCCGCGAGGACCGCACAGAGCACTGGGAGCACCGAGGGCACCGGGGGCCCCGGCAGTACCAGGAGCACCGGAAGCACCCGAGGTGCCGACACCCGCGCCCTCACTCAGGTCCTCTTCGGCCAGCTCAAGGACCTGGAGCCGGGCAGCCCCGAGCACGGCCGGGTGCGCGGCGCGCTCATCGAGGCCAACCTGCCGCTCGTGCGGTACGCCGCCGCGCGCTTCCGCAGCCGCAACGAGCCGATGGAGGACGTCGTCCAGGTCGGCACCATCGGCCTGATCAACGCCATCGACCGGTTCGACCCCGAGCGCGGCGTGCAGTTCCCGACCTTCGCGATGCCGACCGTGGTGGGCGAGATCAAGCGGTACTTCCGCGACAACGTCCGCACGGTCCACGTACCGCGCCGCCTGCACGAGCTGTGGGTGCAGGTGACCGGGGCGACCGAGGACCTCACCACCGCCTTCGGGCGCTCGCCGACCACCTCGGAGATCGCCGAGCGGCTGCGCATCACCGAGGACGAGGTGCTGGCCTGCATCGAGGCCGGCCGCTCGTACCACGCGACCTCACTGGAGGCGGCCCAGGAGGGCGACGGGCTGCCCGGCCTGCTCGACCGGCTCGGCTACGAGGATCCCGCACTCGACGGCGTCGAGCACCGCGACCTCGTACGCCACCTCCTGGTCCAGCTGCCCGAGCGCGAGCAGCGGATCCTCCTCCTGCGCTACTACAGCAATCTGACGCAGTCACAGATCAGCGCCGAGCTGGGTGTTTCGCAGATGCACGTGTCGCGATTGCTCGCCAGGAGCTTCGCACGCCTCCGGTCCGCAAACCGTATCGAGGCGTAA
- a CDS encoding RNA polymerase sigma factor SigF, with amino-acid sequence MSADQGSSKVLTLTLVKSPSESAPDALHSSTASEAIDTRTLSRSLFLRLATLAQDSPERVYVRDTLIELNLPLVRYAAARFRSRNEPMEDIVQVGTIGLIKAIDRFDCERGVEFPTFAMPTVVGEIKRFFRDTSWSVRVPRRLQELRLALTKTSDELAQRLDRSPTVPELAAALGVSEEDVVDGLAVGNAYTASSLDSPTPEDDGGEGSLADRLGYEDTALEGVEYRESLKPLLAKLPPRERRIIMLRFFANMTQSQIGEEVGISQMHVSRLLTRTLAQLREGLISD; translated from the coding sequence ATGTCCGCAGACCAGGGCAGCTCGAAGGTGCTCACGCTCACGCTCGTCAAGAGCCCGAGCGAATCCGCGCCCGACGCGCTTCACAGCTCAACAGCCTCGGAAGCCATCGACACCCGGACCCTGTCCCGCTCCCTCTTCCTGCGGCTCGCCACGCTCGCCCAGGACAGCCCGGAGCGCGTCTATGTACGCGACACGCTCATCGAGCTCAACCTGCCGCTCGTGCGGTACGCGGCGGCTCGTTTCCGCAGTCGCAACGAACCGATGGAGGACATCGTCCAGGTCGGAACGATCGGCCTGATCAAGGCGATCGACCGTTTCGACTGCGAACGCGGCGTGGAGTTCCCGACGTTCGCGATGCCGACGGTCGTCGGCGAGATCAAGCGCTTCTTCCGCGACACCAGTTGGTCGGTGCGCGTGCCGCGCCGCCTCCAGGAACTGCGGCTCGCCCTCACGAAGACCAGCGACGAGCTCGCCCAGCGCCTCGACCGCTCGCCGACCGTGCCCGAGCTCGCCGCCGCGCTCGGCGTCTCGGAGGAGGACGTCGTCGACGGCCTCGCGGTCGGCAACGCGTACACGGCGTCGTCGCTCGACTCCCCGACCCCCGAGGACGACGGCGGCGAGGGCTCCCTCGCGGACCGGCTCGGGTACGAGGACACGGCACTGGAGGGCGTGGAGTACCGCGAGTCCCTCAAGCCGCTGCTCGCCAAGCTGCCGCCGCGCGAGCGCCGCATCATCATGCTGCGCTTCTTCGCCAACATGACGCAGTCGCAGATCGGCGAGGAGGTCGGCATCTCGCAGATGCACGTCTCCCGGCTGCTGACCCGGACGCTCGCGCAACTGCGCGAGGGACTCATCTCGGACTGA
- a CDS encoding MarR family winged helix-turn-helix transcriptional regulator: MAAQRQYEELARQLSAIGAVKRGLGRGLPHDCPAGSAAVLILLDRHGAMRMSRLAELLAVDTSVTSRHVAHVADKEWIVRDPDPADKRSRILRLTPEGEAKVDELSELSIRTLTHYLHDWTDDEVVQLSTLLARLRDSFGDCRAASARLTPSPHDVQTTSETTRTPA; encoded by the coding sequence GTGGCCGCGCAGCGTCAGTACGAGGAGCTGGCCCGACAGCTCAGCGCCATCGGTGCCGTGAAGCGTGGTCTCGGACGGGGCCTGCCGCACGACTGCCCCGCCGGATCCGCCGCCGTACTCATTCTGCTCGACCGCCACGGTGCGATGCGGATGAGCAGGCTCGCGGAGCTGCTCGCCGTCGACACGTCGGTGACCAGCCGCCACGTCGCCCATGTCGCGGACAAGGAATGGATCGTCCGCGATCCCGACCCCGCCGACAAGCGCTCCCGGATCCTGCGGCTCACGCCCGAGGGCGAGGCCAAGGTGGACGAGCTCTCCGAGCTCTCCATCCGGACGCTCACCCACTACCTGCACGACTGGACCGACGACGAGGTCGTCCAGCTCAGCACGTTGCTGGCGCGCCTGCGCGACAGCTTCGGGGACTGCCGTGCGGCTTCGGCCCGGCTGACCCCTTCCCCCCACGACGTGCAGACCACGTCGGAGACCACCCGTACACCCGCGTAA
- a CDS encoding MFS transporter yields MATTTPAGVRGSHAKHGAHHGHSGENAPMTHRQIMEALSGLLLGMFVAILSSTIVSNALPEIIGDLGGGQSAYTWVVTASLLAMTATTPLWGKLSDLFSKKALVQIALVIYVGGSIVAGLSQSAGMLIACRVVQGIGVGGLSALAQIVMAAMISPRERGRYSGYLGATFAVATVGGPLLGGVITDTSWLGWRWCFYVGVPFAIIALIVLQKTLKLPVVKRDVKVDWAGAFFISAAVCLLLVWVTFAGDKYDWMSWQTGAMVGGSVLLALIFVLVESKATEPIIPLRLFRNRTITLASLASLFVGVAMFAGTVFFSQYFQLARGESPTMSGVMTIPMIGGLFISSTVSGQVITKTGKWKAWLVSGGLLVTAGLGLLGTIRYDTEYWHIAIFMALMGLGIGMMMQNLVLCTQNQVAPEDLGSASSTVTFFRSLGGAMGVSALGAIMSTRITDYVKDGITDLGPKAAAQFGHGGTGGGGIPDLEKIPEPFRTVMESAYGHGIADVFLIAAPMALIAFLITIFIKEVPLRTSGALAQAASETTDGSAPADTAGAAATAEQPVLASVTSGTDTGPEGTQRLAAAASAAQPGAGSGELPQITGGIPVRGYVRGAESAPVPQAAVTLISLGGRQLGRSVAQGDGSYAVDAPGAGSYVLIASADGFQPQASTVVVGEDALAYDILLSGTSGLSGLVRDADSKLPVSGAMVIVTDVRGDVLATGLSGEQGEFTFAELVPGTVTIAVNAAGHRPLALPVEVGGTGVTRVEVELNSGAQVLGTVRAGGSALNDARVTLVDAAGNVVATATTGADGAYAFTDLDSGDYTVIATGYPPVATGLTVAGSGIDGHDIELAHPGE; encoded by the coding sequence ATGGCAACAACCACACCAGCCGGTGTGCGGGGCAGCCATGCCAAGCACGGAGCACATCACGGTCACAGCGGTGAGAACGCTCCGATGACGCACCGGCAGATCATGGAAGCGCTGTCCGGGCTGCTGCTCGGCATGTTCGTGGCGATCCTCTCGTCGACGATCGTCTCCAACGCCCTGCCCGAAATCATCGGCGACCTCGGCGGCGGCCAGTCCGCCTACACCTGGGTCGTCACCGCGTCGCTGCTCGCGATGACCGCGACGACGCCCCTGTGGGGCAAGCTCTCGGACCTCTTCAGCAAGAAGGCCCTGGTCCAGATAGCCCTGGTCATCTACGTCGGCGGTTCGATCGTCGCCGGTCTCTCGCAGAGCGCAGGGATGCTGATCGCCTGCCGCGTTGTGCAGGGCATCGGCGTGGGCGGTCTCTCCGCCCTCGCGCAGATCGTCATGGCCGCGATGATCTCCCCACGTGAGCGCGGGCGGTACTCCGGCTACCTCGGTGCGACCTTCGCCGTCGCCACCGTCGGCGGACCGCTGCTCGGCGGTGTCATCACCGACACCTCGTGGCTCGGCTGGCGCTGGTGCTTCTACGTCGGCGTGCCGTTCGCGATCATCGCGCTCATCGTCCTGCAGAAGACCCTGAAGCTTCCCGTCGTCAAGCGTGACGTCAAGGTCGACTGGGCCGGCGCCTTCTTCATCAGCGCCGCCGTCTGCCTGCTGCTCGTCTGGGTCACCTTCGCCGGTGACAAGTACGACTGGATGTCCTGGCAGACCGGCGCCATGGTCGGCGGTTCGGTCCTGCTCGCGCTGATCTTCGTGCTCGTCGAGTCGAAGGCGACCGAGCCGATCATCCCGCTGCGGCTCTTCCGCAACCGCACCATCACGCTCGCCTCCCTCGCCTCGCTCTTCGTGGGTGTCGCGATGTTCGCGGGCACGGTCTTCTTCAGCCAGTACTTCCAGCTGGCGCGGGGCGAGTCCCCGACCATGTCCGGTGTCATGACGATCCCGATGATCGGCGGCCTGTTCATCTCGTCGACCGTCTCGGGCCAGGTCATCACCAAGACGGGCAAGTGGAAGGCCTGGCTGGTCAGCGGTGGCCTCCTGGTGACGGCGGGCCTCGGTCTGCTCGGCACCATCCGGTACGACACCGAGTACTGGCACATCGCGATCTTCATGGCCCTGATGGGTCTCGGCATCGGCATGATGATGCAGAACCTCGTGCTCTGCACGCAGAACCAGGTCGCTCCCGAGGACCTCGGTTCCGCCAGCTCCACCGTCACCTTCTTCCGCTCGCTGGGCGGTGCGATGGGTGTCTCGGCGCTCGGCGCGATCATGTCGACGCGGATCACCGACTACGTCAAGGACGGCATCACCGACCTCGGCCCGAAGGCCGCGGCGCAGTTCGGCCACGGCGGCACCGGCGGCGGTGGCATCCCGGACCTGGAGAAGATCCCGGAGCCGTTCCGCACGGTCATGGAGAGCGCGTACGGGCACGGCATCGCCGATGTCTTCCTCATCGCCGCTCCGATGGCGCTGATCGCCTTCCTGATCACCATCTTCATCAAGGAGGTGCCGCTGCGGACGTCGGGCGCGCTGGCCCAGGCCGCTTCGGAGACGACGGACGGCTCGGCTCCGGCTGACACCGCCGGGGCCGCGGCCACCGCCGAGCAGCCCGTGCTCGCCTCCGTCACCTCGGGGACCGACACCGGGCCCGAGGGCACGCAGCGGCTCGCCGCCGCGGCGTCCGCCGCACAGCCCGGCGCGGGCTCCGGTGAACTCCCGCAGATCACCGGCGGCATCCCGGTACGCGGCTACGTCCGCGGCGCCGAGAGCGCACCGGTTCCGCAGGCCGCCGTCACGCTGATCTCCCTCGGGGGACGGCAGCTCGGCCGCTCGGTCGCGCAGGGCGACGGTTCCTACGCCGTCGACGCCCCGGGTGCGGGTTCGTACGTGCTCATCGCGTCGGCCGACGGGTTCCAGCCGCAGGCCTCCACGGTCGTCGTGGGCGAGGACGCCCTCGCGTACGACATCCTGCTCAGCGGCACCAGCGGCCTCAGCGGTCTGGTGCGGGACGCGGACAGCAAGCTGCCCGTCAGCGGCGCCATGGTCATCGTGACCGACGTGCGCGGTGACGTCCTCGCCACCGGGCTCTCCGGCGAGCAGGGCGAGTTCACCTTCGCCGAGCTGGTCCCCGGCACCGTCACCATCGCGGTGAACGCCGCGGGGCACCGCCCGCTGGCGCTGCCCGTCGAGGTCGGCGGCACCGGGGTCACCCGGGTCGAGGTCGAGCTCAACTCCGGCGCACAGGTGCTCGGCACCGTGCGGGCGGGCGGCTCGGCGCTGAACGACGCGCGCGTCACCCTGGTGGACGCGGCGGGCAACGTCGTCGCCACCGCGACGACCGGGGCTGACGGGGCGTACGCCTTCACCGACCTGGACAGCGGCGACTACACGGTCATCGCGACCGGGTACCCGCCGGTGGCGACGGGCCTGACGGTGGCCGGCAGCGGCATCGACGGCCACGACATCGAGCTCGCCCACCCGGGCGAGTGA
- a CDS encoding YceI family protein produces MALNARIRTRDGWAVPHAVVTVTDMTGTQVLRADADVEGVVRDGTALAAGPYTVIVTAVGYAPVASTALVTASGRADVGNVVLARQGGTELPPPGPWTVDPAHSTVGAVAQHLGITSVHGRFLEFGGRIEIAEDVEKSRVEAVIRSASIDTGNGMRDGHLKSADFLDVEQYPEITYRSNGLTPSGTDRWTVHGELGMHGVVRPVDLDLSYLGTGADPWGGTRAAFRATAELRREDFAMNYNQVVQAGISAIGTTLKVELDIQAVQGEALPQA; encoded by the coding sequence ATGGCACTGAACGCTCGGATCCGGACGCGTGACGGATGGGCCGTGCCCCACGCCGTCGTCACGGTGACGGACATGACCGGGACGCAGGTACTGCGGGCCGACGCGGACGTCGAGGGCGTCGTACGGGACGGGACCGCGCTCGCGGCCGGGCCCTACACCGTCATCGTGACCGCCGTCGGCTACGCGCCCGTCGCGTCCACCGCGCTCGTCACGGCGAGCGGGCGGGCGGACGTCGGCAACGTCGTCCTCGCCCGGCAGGGCGGCACCGAACTGCCGCCGCCCGGACCGTGGACCGTCGACCCGGCCCACTCGACCGTGGGCGCGGTCGCCCAGCACCTCGGGATCACCAGCGTGCACGGCCGGTTCCTGGAGTTCGGCGGGCGGATCGAGATCGCCGAGGACGTCGAGAAGTCGCGCGTCGAGGCGGTCATCCGGTCGGCGTCGATCGACACGGGCAACGGCATGCGCGACGGGCACCTGAAGTCGGCGGACTTCCTGGACGTCGAGCAGTACCCGGAGATCACGTACCGGTCGAACGGCCTGACGCCGTCGGGCACGGACCGCTGGACGGTCCACGGGGAGCTCGGCATGCACGGGGTCGTACGCCCGGTCGACCTGGACCTCAGCTACCTGGGGACCGGCGCGGACCCGTGGGGCGGCACGCGCGCGGCCTTCCGGGCCACGGCGGAGCTGCGCCGCGAGGACTTCGCGATGAACTACAACCAGGTGGTGCAGGCGGGGATCTCGGCGATCGGCACGACGCTGAAGGTGGAGCTGGACATCCAGGCCGTACAGGGAGAGGCCCTGCCGCAGGCGTGA
- a CDS encoding TetR/AcrR family transcriptional regulator — translation MAKAAGRTKAAAKTSVWLQDKAPRGGGRKVDQPSGLDRDRITRATVRLLDAEGLDKFSMRRLAGELNVTAMSVYWYVDTKDDLLELALDAVCGEMRLPDTETAPEEWRDQLRALADEYRATLIRHPWVSPLVGRFLNIGPNWLAFALAIQKTVGNTGLPAYTQNGAISAVFQFVYGFGTIEGHYRARCAEAGMSQEAYYREAVGTVREELASHGLLESADELMAARDGDTVEEMWARDFTIALDLMIAGIESLLTKNP, via the coding sequence ATGGCGAAGGCAGCCGGCCGCACGAAAGCCGCGGCGAAGACGAGTGTCTGGCTGCAGGACAAGGCGCCACGCGGCGGCGGCCGCAAGGTCGACCAGCCGAGCGGCCTGGACCGGGACCGCATCACGCGGGCCACGGTCCGGCTCCTGGACGCGGAGGGGCTCGACAAGTTCTCCATGCGCAGGCTCGCCGGTGAACTGAACGTCACGGCGATGTCCGTCTACTGGTACGTGGACACCAAGGACGATCTCCTTGAGCTCGCCCTGGACGCGGTGTGCGGCGAGATGCGTCTCCCCGACACGGAGACGGCCCCGGAGGAGTGGCGCGACCAGCTCCGCGCCCTCGCCGACGAGTACCGCGCGACGCTGATCCGCCACCCCTGGGTATCCCCGCTGGTCGGCCGCTTCCTCAACATCGGCCCCAACTGGCTGGCCTTCGCGCTCGCCATCCAGAAGACGGTGGGGAACACGGGGCTGCCCGCGTACACCCAGAACGGCGCGATCTCGGCGGTCTTCCAGTTCGTGTACGGCTTCGGGACCATCGAGGGCCACTATCGCGCGCGGTGCGCGGAGGCGGGGATGTCCCAGGAGGCGTACTACCGCGAGGCCGTCGGCACGGTCCGCGAGGAGCTCGCCTCGCACGGGCTGCTGGAGAGCGCGGACGAGCTGATGGCCGCGCGGGACGGCGACACGGTCGAGGAGATGTGGGCCCGCGACTTCACGATCGCTCTGGACCTGATGATCGCGGGCATCGAATCCCTGCTGACGAAGAACCCCTAG
- a CDS encoding MFS transporter, with protein MTATTAENPTTSQRHPQRWLILGVICLAQLTVLLDNTVLSVAIPSLTKELDASTSDIQWMINAYSLVQSGLLLTAGSAADRYGRKKMLAAGLALFGIGSLAAGLAQSSGQLIAARAGMGIGGALLMTTTLAVVVQIFDDAERVKAIGLWATINSLGFAAGPLLGGFMLDHFWWGSIFLINIPVALIGLAAVLKLVPESKNPHGDRPDLLGALLSTIGMASVVYAIISGPEHGWTSGQVLAPAAVGVLVLGAFALWELRIPYPMLDMHFFRNQRFVGAVAGAILVAFGLSGSLFLLTQHLQFVLGYEPLEAGLRTAPLAVTIVALNLIGVGAKLHAKMGTPGTIVTGMSLNAAGLAVIAVLGGDNYNGMLLGLIVMGAGIALAMPAMANAIMSAIPPEKAGVGAGINGTLAEFGNGLGVAVLGAVLNSRFASLVAVSAASFPAAMAAAKSPGERERIADAFSSGLETSQLVGAAAVFAGGVLAAALLRRAERADSVGKTAA; from the coding sequence ATGACGGCAACGACCGCCGAGAACCCCACCACCTCACAACGGCACCCGCAGCGCTGGCTGATCCTCGGCGTCATCTGCCTGGCGCAGCTCACCGTGCTGCTCGACAACACCGTCCTCAGCGTCGCGATCCCCTCCCTCACCAAGGAACTGGACGCGTCGACCTCCGACATCCAGTGGATGATCAACGCGTACTCGCTGGTCCAGTCCGGCCTGCTGCTCACCGCGGGCAGCGCCGCGGACCGCTACGGGCGCAAGAAGATGCTCGCCGCGGGCCTCGCCCTCTTCGGCATCGGTTCGCTGGCCGCGGGCCTCGCGCAGAGCTCCGGGCAGCTCATCGCCGCCCGCGCGGGCATGGGCATCGGCGGCGCGCTCCTCATGACCACCACGCTCGCGGTGGTCGTGCAGATCTTCGACGACGCGGAGCGCGTCAAGGCGATCGGCCTCTGGGCCACCATCAACTCCCTCGGGTTCGCGGCGGGTCCGCTGCTCGGCGGCTTCATGCTCGACCACTTCTGGTGGGGCTCGATCTTCCTGATCAACATCCCCGTGGCGCTGATCGGCCTCGCCGCGGTCCTGAAACTGGTCCCGGAGTCCAAGAACCCCCACGGCGACCGCCCCGACCTGCTCGGCGCCCTGCTCTCGACGATCGGCATGGCCTCCGTGGTCTACGCGATCATCTCCGGGCCCGAGCACGGCTGGACGTCCGGCCAGGTCCTGGCGCCCGCCGCGGTCGGCGTGCTCGTCCTCGGCGCGTTCGCGCTCTGGGAGCTGCGGATCCCGTACCCGATGCTGGACATGCACTTCTTCCGCAACCAGCGCTTCGTCGGCGCCGTCGCGGGCGCCATCCTGGTCGCCTTCGGCCTGAGCGGCTCGCTCTTCCTGCTCACCCAGCACCTCCAGTTCGTGCTCGGCTACGAGCCGTTGGAGGCGGGCCTGCGCACGGCGCCGCTCGCGGTGACCATCGTGGCCCTGAACCTGATCGGCGTCGGCGCGAAGCTGCACGCCAAGATGGGCACGCCCGGCACGATCGTGACCGGCATGAGCCTCAACGCGGCGGGCCTCGCGGTCATAGCGGTGCTCGGCGGAGACAACTACAACGGCATGCTGCTCGGCCTGATCGTGATGGGCGCGGGCATCGCGCTCGCCATGCCGGCCATGGCCAACGCCATCATGAGCGCCATCCCGCCCGAGAAGGCGGGCGTGGGCGCGGGCATCAACGGCACGCTCGCGGAGTTCGGCAACGGCCTCGGCGTCGCCGTGCTCGGCGCGGTCCTCAACTCCCGCTTCGCGTCGCTCGTCGCGGTCTCCGCCGCGTCGTTCCCCGCGGCCATGGCGGCGGCGAAGTCGCCCGGTGAACGCGAGCGGATCGCCGACGCGTTCTCCTCGGGCCTCGAGACGAGCCAGCTCGTCGGGGCGGCGGCGGTGTTCGCCGGAGGTGTCCTGGCGGCGGCGTTGTTGCGCAGGGCGGAGAGGGCAGACTCCGTGGGTAAGACAGCGGCATAG
- a CDS encoding ArnT family glycosyltransferase gives MTITSPPSAPWRGRAGDPPWARPALLALLLATAGLYLWNLSASGYANSFYSAAAQAGSQSWKALFFGSLDAGNAITVDKPPAALWPMALSVRLFGLNSWAVLVPQVVMGVATVGVLYAAVRRRFSAAAGLITGAVLALTPVAALMFRFNNPDALLALLMTVTVYCVLRALEHGRTKWLVWAGVAVGLAFLTKTLQAFLILPPLAVLYAVCAPVRPRRRIGQLALSAGAMLVAGGWWVAAVELWPASSRPYIGGSQNNSFLELTFGYNGLGRINGDETGSVGGGGGPRGGGGGGGGQWGETGLGRMFNSEIGGQISWLLPAALILLVAGLVLTRKARRTDTARAAFVAWGGSLVMTAAVFSFMAGIFHQYYTVALAPYIAALVGMGATVLWEERGSRWAGAVLGVTVAGTAVWAYVLLGRAADHLPWLRWAVLAAGLVGAVGLLVVGRLGRRLALAAVGLGMAASVAGPVAYTLSTVDSAHTGSIVTAGPASAGGRGMGGPRGGGGPGGGPGGPGGPGGPDGQARQGGAPQGGAPQRQPGGGVPGGGMPGGGVPGGGMPGGGMPGGATGERAGRGGGTGGGMGGLLNGAQVSAEAESLLEPDAGDTCTWAAAAIGSQNAASYQLATGEPVMAIGGFNGSDPSPTLAQFKKYVADGDIHYFIAGGTGGGGGMGGGGTEIASWVASTYKKITVGSATFYDLTQPRK, from the coding sequence ATGACGATCACCTCTCCCCCCTCGGCGCCGTGGCGCGGGCGCGCGGGCGACCCCCCGTGGGCGCGGCCCGCGCTGCTCGCGCTGTTGCTGGCCACCGCCGGGCTCTACCTCTGGAACCTCAGCGCGTCCGGCTACGCCAACTCCTTCTACTCCGCCGCCGCGCAGGCCGGCAGCCAGAGCTGGAAGGCGCTCTTCTTCGGCTCGCTCGACGCGGGCAACGCGATCACCGTCGACAAGCCCCCGGCCGCGCTCTGGCCCATGGCGCTCTCCGTACGCCTCTTCGGCCTCAACTCCTGGGCCGTACTCGTCCCGCAGGTCGTCATGGGCGTCGCCACGGTCGGCGTGCTGTACGCGGCCGTGCGGCGCCGGTTCAGTGCCGCCGCCGGGCTGATCACGGGCGCGGTGCTCGCGCTCACACCCGTCGCCGCGCTGATGTTCCGCTTCAACAACCCGGACGCGCTGCTCGCCCTCCTGATGACCGTCACGGTGTACTGCGTCCTGCGCGCCCTGGAGCACGGCCGCACCAAGTGGCTGGTGTGGGCGGGCGTCGCGGTCGGTCTCGCCTTCCTCACCAAGACGCTGCAGGCGTTCCTGATCCTGCCGCCGCTCGCGGTCCTCTACGCGGTGTGCGCCCCGGTGCGGCCGCGCAGGCGCATCGGCCAGCTCGCCCTGTCCGCGGGCGCGATGCTCGTCGCCGGTGGCTGGTGGGTGGCGGCCGTCGAGCTGTGGCCCGCGTCCTCGCGCCCGTACATCGGCGGCTCGCAGAACAACTCCTTCCTCGAGCTGACCTTCGGCTACAACGGTCTCGGCCGCATCAACGGCGACGAGACCGGCAGCGTGGGCGGAGGCGGCGGGCCCCGCGGCGGCGGGGGCGGGGGTGGTGGTCAGTGGGGCGAGACCGGGCTGGGGCGGATGTTCAACTCCGAGATCGGCGGCCAGATCTCCTGGCTGCTGCCCGCCGCGCTGATCCTCCTGGTGGCCGGGCTCGTCCTCACCCGCAAGGCACGCCGTACGGACACCGCGCGGGCGGCGTTCGTGGCGTGGGGCGGCTCGCTCGTGATGACCGCCGCGGTCTTCAGCTTCATGGCGGGGATCTTCCACCAGTACTACACGGTGGCCCTCGCCCCCTACATCGCCGCTCTCGTCGGCATGGGCGCGACGGTCCTGTGGGAGGAGCGCGGCTCGCGGTGGGCGGGCGCGGTGCTCGGGGTGACGGTCGCGGGTACGGCGGTGTGGGCGTACGTGCTGCTCGGCAGGGCGGCGGACCACCTGCCGTGGCTGCGGTGGGCGGTGCTCGCGGCGGGGCTGGTCGGGGCGGTGGGGCTGCTGGTCGTGGGGCGGCTCGGGCGTCGGCTCGCGCTGGCCGCGGTGGGGCTGGGCATGGCGGCATCCGTGGCGGGACCGGTGGCGTACACCCTGTCGACGGTGGACAGCGCGCACACGGGGTCGATCGTGACGGCGGGTCCGGCTTCGGCGGGCGGCCGGGGCATGGGCGGGCCTCGGGGCGGGGGTGGGCCGGGTGGCGGTCCTGGTGGTCCTGGTGGTCCGGGCGGTCCGGATGGCCAGGCCCGTCAGGGTGGGGCTCCCCAGGGCGGTGCCCCGCAAAGGCAGCCCGGTGGTGGGGTGCCCGGCGGTGGGATGCCCGGTGGTGGGGTGCCCGGCGGTGGGATGCCCGGCGGTGGGATGCCCGGCGGTGCCACGGGCGAGCGCGCCGGACGCGGTGGCGGCACGGGCGGCGGTATGGGCGGTCTCCTGAACGGAGCGCAGGTCTCCGCCGAGGCCGAGTCCCTCCTGGAGCCGGACGCCGGTGACACCTGCACGTGGGCCGCCGCGGCCATCGGCTCCCAGAACGCGGCCAGCTACCAACTCGCCACCGGCGAGCCGGTGATGGCGATCGGCGGCTTCAACGGCAGCGACCCGTCACCGACCCTCGCGCAGTTCAAGAAGTACGTGGCGGACGGCGACATCCACTACTTCATCGCGGGCGGCACGGGCGGCGGGGGCGGCATGGGCGGAGGCGGCACCGAGATCGCGTCCTGGGTGGCATCGACGTACAAGAAGATCACGGTCGGCAGCGCCACGTTCTACGACCTGACGCAGCCGAGGAAGTAG